Genomic DNA from Pseudomonas helmanticensis:
TCTTCGACCTCGGCGGCCACTCGTTGCTGGCGATGCGCATGCAGTCCCAGGTGCGCGAGCAATTGGGTGTGGAACTGGCGCTGGCCGATCTGTTCGCCAATCCGCAGCTGGCGGCGGTCGCCGAGGTCTTGGGTCAGGCCGAACGCAGCAGCTTGCCGCCGATTCTGCCGGCGCCGCGTGATCAGGCGTTGCCGCTGTCGTTCGCCCAGCAACGTTTGTGGTTCCTCGCGCAGATGGACGGCGGCAACACCGCCTACAACATTCCTCTGGGCCTGCACCTGCGTGGCCGACTCGACGCCGTGGCCCTGCAACGGGCACTGGCGCGGATCGTCGCGCGCCACGAAACCCTGCGCAGCCGTTTCGCGCAATTCAACGACGAAGCACAGGTGCTGATTGCCCCGGTCGACAGTGGCTTGCCGCTGATTGAGGAAGATTGGCGCCAACACCCGCAGAGCGACGAGGCCTTGCGCACACTGCTCGACACGGAAGCACGCGGGCCTTTCAATTTGCAGGATGAACCGCTGATTCGTGGCCGTCTGGTACGTCTGGCCGATGATCACCATGTGCTGTTGCTGACGATGCACCACATCATCTCCGACGGCTGGTCGATGGGCGTGCTGACCCGCGAATTGATGGCGCTGTATCAGGCGTTCAGCCACGGCGAGGACGATCCGCTGCCGCCGTTGGCCCTGCAATACGCCGACTACGCGGTGTGGCAGAGGCGCTGGCTGAGCGGCGAGGTGTTGCAACGCCAGAGCGATTACTGGCAGCAGACGCTGGCCGGAGCGCCAGCCTTGTTGAGCCTGCCGACTGACCATCCGCGTCCGGCACAACAGGAACACCACGGTGGCAGTGTCGAAATCGTGCTGGACGAACAGACCAGCGCTGCTCTCAAGGCGCTGTGTCAGCGTCACGCCGTGACGCCGTACATGGTCATCATGAGCGCCTGGGCGATGTTGCTCGCTCGCCTGTCCGGACAGTCCGATGTGGTGGTCGGCACGCCGGTGGCCAACCGCACCCGCGCCGAGATCGAAGGCTTGATCGGTATGTTCGTCAATACGCTGGCGCTGCGCATTGATACCTCGGGCGATCTGAACGGCGCGGCGCTGCTGGCGCGGGTCAAGGCGCAGACTTTGGCGGCGCAGGCGCATCAGGATCTGCCGTTCGAGCACGTGGTGGAAATCACCCGGCCGCTGCGCAGCCTCGCCCACACACCGTTGTTCCAGACGCTGCTGAGCTGGGACAGTAGCGTCGCGCCCGCCCTGGCACTGGGTGGCCTGACGCTGGAAGGTGTCGCTGGGGAAAATCACTTCGTGAAGTTCGACCTGTCGCTGAGCCTCGGTGAAACTGCGCAAGGCGTCCGCGGCTCGCTGCGCTACGCCACGGCGTTGTTCGATGAGTCGACGGTGCGGCGTTTTGTCGGTTACTTCCGGCGCTTGCTGGCGGCGCTGGTCAGCGATGACCAGGCGAAACTGGCGCAGGTCAATCTGCTGGCGGCGGATGAGCAGCAGCGCCTGCTCGGCGAGTTCAATGCGACTGCGCTCGATTGCCCGGTCGAGCAGCCGATTCAAAGCCTGTTCGAAGCACAGGTGCAGCGTCAGCCAGACGCCATCGCCGTGCAAGCTGGCGAACTCTGCCTGACGTATCGCCAACTGAATGCCCGCGCCAATCGACTCGCGCATCATCTGCGCGAGCAAGGCGTTGGGCCGGATGCGCGGGTGGCGCTGTGTGTCGAGCGTGGGCTAGATCTGGTGGCGGGGTTGCTTGGCATTCTCAAGGCCGGTGGCGCGTATGTGCCGCTGGATCCGGCTTATCCGGCGGAGCGCATCGATTTCATGCTCAGGGACTGCGCGCCGACGGCGGTATTGGTACACACCGCCACCCGATCGCTGTTCGCCGCGACCGATGCGCTGTTGATCGATTTCGACCAATGCAGCTGGCATGACCAGTCGGAAAACAATCCGCAAGTTCCCGGCCTGAGTGCTTCGAATCTGGCCTACATGATCTACACCTCGGGTTCGACCGGCACGCCAAAAGGCGTGATGCTCGAGCATCGTGGCCTGTGCAATCTGGTGCATTGGGGCTCGCAGATTTCCCCGCCGACCACAGACGGCGCGCTGTTGCAGAAGGCGCCTTTCAGTTTCGACGGTTCGGTGTGGGAGTTCTTCTGGCCGCTGACGGCGGGTGTGCGTCTGGTATTGGCACGGCCGGGCGGCCACCGTGAACCGGCGTATCTGGCGCAAGTGATTCGTCAGCAACGGGTTACGGTGGTCAAGTTTGTGCCGGCACTGTTGCAGCAATTTCTTGAACTGCAGGAGGTCAGTGAATGCACCAGCCTCACCGATGTGTTTTGTGGTGGCGGCGAACTGACGGCGGCGCTGGCCGCTGCTGTGCGCCAGCACCTGCCGTGGGTGCGCCTGCATAACGTCTATGGCCCGACCGAAGCCACGGTCGACAGCACGGCATGGACGCTGGAACCGCACATGGCCGTGCCGACATCGGAGTTGCCGATCGGTAAAGCCATCTGCAACACCCGCCTGTATGTACTCGATGCGCATGATCAGGTTGTGCCACTTGGCGTCGTCGGCCAGTTGCACATCGGCGGGGTCGGCGTGGCGCGAGGGTATATGGGACTGCCGCAGATGCAGGCCGAGCGCTTTATCGACAGTCCGTTCGTGGCCGGTGATCGCTTGTACCGCACCGGCGATCTGGTGCGTTACCGCGCGGACGGTAACCTCGAGTTCCTCGGGCGCAATGACTTCCAGGTCAAGCTGCATGGCTTGCGCCTGGAACTCGGTGAAATCGAAGCGCGGTTGATCCAGCACCCGGATGTGCGCGAGGTGGTGGTGTTGATGCGTGACGAGCGTCTGGTCGCCTATTTCACTACGGTTAATGGCAGTGCTGTACCGGCGATCGACACGCTGCGCGCGTTCATCCTCGAACAATTGCCCGAGTACATGGTGCCGGGCGCGTTTGTCGCGCTCGACGTTTTGCCGTTGAGTCCCAACGGCAAGATCGACCGTCAGGCGCTGCCGGCACCGGGCCTCGACGCGGTGCTCAGCCGCCACTACGAAGCGCCCCAAGGCGAGGTCGAAACCGTGCTGGCGCGCATTTGGGGCGAGGTACTGAATGTCGAGCAGGTCGGACGTCACGACAATTTCTTTGAATTGGGCGGGCATTCATTGCTGGCGATTCGTCTGGTCAACCTGTTGCAGCGTGCAGGGCAGCAGGTGACGCTGGCGGAGCTGTTCCAGCGGCCGAACATCGAATCACTGGCGGCGCTGATCAGTCAGCGCAATGGCGTTCCCGAGCAACCGGAAGGACTGGTCGTGGTGCGACCGGGAGAGGGCGGTCATGCGCTGTTCCTGATCCATGAGTTCAGCGGCCGCGATGTGTATTTCCCGGCATTGGGTTTGCACATCGACGGGCAGTTCCCGATTTACGGCTTGCCCGGTGTGCCGCTGAGGCAGCCGCAACTGCGCACCCTTGAATGCATGGCCGCGCGGATGGTCGGGATCATCCGCTCGGTGCAGCCGCAGGGGCCGTATCGTCTGGCCGGGTGGTCGTTTGGTGGCTTGCTGGCCTATGAAATCGCGCAGCAACTGCTCGGTCTCGATGAGGCCGTGGCGTTTGTCGGCCTGCTCGATACTTACGCGCCGCACCCGGTCAGCCAGGATAAAACCCGCTGGAGTGGCGAGCATCGCGACAAACGTCAATTGCTCGAACATTGCCGTGCGCGTTCGCAGATGCGCGGTGCAGAAGGGCAACAAGCGTTGACTGAGGTAGAGACGCTGGAGGCGGAAGTCGAACTTATTGCCTTCGACGATTTGTTTCGGCGCTGCTGCGAACAGCAATTGCCGGACCCGGAACTGGCTGCACTGAGCGCAGCGGAATCCTGGAGTTACTTTGATCGTGAGGCCGCCCATGGCCTGGCGCTGGCGCATTACCGGCTCGCCCCGGCCAGTCAGCCGGTGCACCTGTTCCGGGCTCAGGGGCTGATGCCGGGGCAGGCACAACCGAGTCCGACCCGAGGCTGGGAGACCAAGGTCGCCCCAGGTTTGCTGCACTGCATCGATGTACCGGGTGACCACCGTAGCATGATGAAAACCCCGGATATCGAGGCACTCGGCCATGCCCTGAGTCAGGCCATGGCGGCGGCGCAGGCTCCGCAGCCACAGGCCTATCAGCCACTGTTGACGATCCAGAGCGGGCACCCCGGGCATGCGCCGATCTTCTGCGTGCCGGGGGCGGGCGACAGTGTCACCGGCTTCATTCACCTGACCGAAGCACTCGGCCCGGAATGGCCGATTTTCGGTCTGCAACCGCGCGGGCTCGATGGCAGCGGCGTGCCGCACAGTCAGGTCGAGGCGGCGGCGCGGTGTTATCTGCACGCCGTCGAGCAGTTGTATCCGCAAGGCGCGGTGCACCTGATCGGCCATTCGTTCGGCGGCTGGGTCGTGCATGCCATGGCCGCGCAGTTGCAGGCGGCCGGACGTGAAGTGGCGTCGTTGACCCTGATCGACAGCGAAGCCCCCGGTGGCAACGGCACGGCGGGCAAACCGTACACGACGACCGCCGCGCTGCAACGTTTGATCGAGACGTTGCAGCTGTCCAGCGGCAAGTCTCTGGGCATCGATCCGCAAGCGTTTGCCGAGGCTGACGAGTCTGCGCAAATGCGCCTGTTGCACCAAGGCATGGTGCGCGCCGGTGTGTTGTCGGCGCGGTCATCGGAGCAGGCGATGCACGGCCCGGTCCGCACTTTCGCCACGGCACTGCGCACGGTCTATCAACCGCAATTGGCCTACACCGGGCCGGTGCGGCTGGCGCTGGTCGATGACCCGACGCTGGATGCGTGGGGCAATCAGCGCGAGCAAGCGGCGATGGTTGAGGGTTGGCAGCGCCAGGTCGCGGATCTGGCGGTGTGGTACGGGCCGGGCAACCATTTCACGATTCTCAAGGCGCCCAACGTCTTCAGTTTCGCGGCGTGGTGGCATGACGGACGGAAAGTGCCGGCGGGCGAAATATTGTCCTGATTGTTGTTTATCTAGCAGAGCCCGGCGTCGCGCCGGGCTCGATCCTGAACGGACTTGTGGGCATTTATGGAAAAGTCGAAGTGGCGCAAAGTCGGTATGGGTTTGGCGTTGGCGGTGGTGGCGGGGTTGGTGTTCTACACGGTGCAGGCGCCGGCGGAGGCGCCGCAGTACCTGACCGCCACGGTCGCGCGCGATGACATCGAGAACGCGGTGCTGGCCACCGGCGTACTCGAAGGGATCAAGCAGGTTGACGTCGGTGCGCAGGTCTCGGGTCAGCTGAAGTCGCTGAAGGTCAAGGTCGGCGACAAGGTGAAAAAAGGCCAGTGGCTGGCGGAGATCGATCCGCTGGTGCTGCAGAACACCCTGCGCCAGGCTCAGGTCGATGAGGAAAATCTGCAGGCGCAGAAACGCGCCACGCAGGCCCAGCTCAAACAGACCAAGGCGATTTACGAGCGCTATCAGAACCTGCAGGAGGATGCGTCGATCTCGCGCCAGGATTTCGAAACCGCCGAGTCGAACTATCAGGTGCAGCAGGCCAACCTGATGTCGCTGGATGCGCAGATCAAAAGTGCGCACATCCAGATCGACACCGCCAAGGTCAATCTGGCCTACACACGGATTGTCGCGCCGATCGATGGCGACGTG
This window encodes:
- the macA gene encoding macrolide transporter subunit MacA, translated to MEKSKWRKVGMGLALAVVAGLVFYTVQAPAEAPQYLTATVARDDIENAVLATGVLEGIKQVDVGAQVSGQLKSLKVKVGDKVKKGQWLAEIDPLVLQNTLRQAQVDEENLQAQKRATQAQLKQTKAIYERYQNLQEDASISRQDFETAESNYQVQQANLMSLDAQIKSAHIQIDTAKVNLAYTRIVAPIDGDVVGVVTQEGQTVIASQLAPVLLKLADLDTMTVKAQVSEADVIHIAPGQEVYFTILGEDKRYYAKLRGTDPAPQNFLETPPAGTPKQSSAVFYNALFEVPNPDHRLRISMTAQVRIVLDTAKAVLTVPVAALGPRNADGSFPVRVLDAKGHAQSRNVQTGINNNVKVQINGGLAEGDRVVIGDPLTNVAGA